In one Epinephelus lanceolatus isolate andai-2023 chromosome 19, ASM4190304v1, whole genome shotgun sequence genomic region, the following are encoded:
- the spina gene encoding spindlin-1 produces the protein MKSTPGHRDTADAGHAGVSANMMKKKNPHKKHKSSLGPTTKVLSQPRRNIVGCRIQHVWKEGGGHVIWKGTVLDQVPVNPSLYLIKYDGFDCVYGLELHKDERVQGLEVLPDRLAKSRLTDVNLADTMIGKAVEHMFETEEGPKEEWRGMVLARAPIMTTWFYITYEKDPVLYMYQLLDDYKEGDLRIMPDSNDSVPTEREPGEVVDSLVGKQVEYAKEDGGKRTGMVIHQVEAKPSVYFIKFDDDFLIYVYDLVKTS, from the exons ATGAAGAGCACTccaggacacagagacacagctgatgcag GGCATGCAGGTGTTTCTGCAAATATGATGAAGAAAAAGAATCCCCATAA GAAACATAAGAGCAGTCTGGGTCCGACCACCAAAGTTCTGTCACAGCCACGACGCAACATCGTCGGCTGCCGGATCCAACACGTctggaaggaaggaggaggacacGTGATCTGGAAAGGGACAGTGCTGGACCAG GTGCCAGTGAACCCGTCTCTCTATCTGATAAAGTACGATGGTTTCGACTGCGTTTATGGTCTGGAGCTTCACAAAGATGAGAGGGTTCAGGGACTGGAAGTGCTCCCTGACAGACTGG CTAAATCCCGTCTAACGGACGTCAACCTAGCGGACACCATGATCGGTAAAGCAGTGGAGCACATGTTTGAGACAGAGGAGGGTCCAAAGGAGGAGTGGAGGGGGATGGTGCTGGCTCGGGCTCCTATCATGACCACCTGGTTCTACATCACCTACGAGAAAGACCCGGTACTCTACATGTACCAGCTGCTGGACGACTACAAAGAGGGAGACCTTCGCATCATGCCTGACTCAA ATGACAGCGTCCCGACGGAGAGGGAACCTGGCGAGGTGGTGGACAGCCTGGTGGGTAAACAGGTGGAGTATGCCAAAGAGGATGGCGGCAAACGAACGGGCATGGTGATCCACCAGGTGGAGGCTAAGCCCTCCGTCTACTTCATCAAGTTCGACGACGACTTCCTCATTTACGTCTACGACCTGGTCAAAACTTCATAA